The region GCGAAGCTTGCCAATAGGAGGAAAATAAATGGCAGAGTTACAGAGTGAACCAACTATGGCTACAGAAAATGTATTACATGCCACAGGTCTTGAGCCCTTAGAAATGGGCGCAGATCGTATTCAAGTAGATGATAAGCAAATTATCAACTGCCGAGCTGACTTAAATCAGCTCGTTCCTTTTAAATATACTTGGGCATGGGATAAATACTTAACCGCTTGTGCAAATCATTGGATGCCAAATGAGATTAACATGAGTCCTGATGTTGCATTATGGAAAGATCCAAATGGCTTAACAGAAGATGAGCGGTTAATCATTCTTCGTAATTTAGGTTTTTTCTCAACCGCAGATTCATTAGTTGCTAACAATTTAGTCTTAGCAGTGTATCGTCATATTACCAATCCAGAATGCCGACAATATTTATTAAGACAGGCATTTGAAGAAGCTCTTCATACCCATGCTTATCAATATATTATTGAAAGTTTAGGTTTAAATGAAGCCGCTGTATTTAATATGTATCGGGAAATTCCTTCAGTAGCTAAGAAAGCAGCGTGGGCACTTCCATTTACTCAAAGTTTAAGCGATCCTAACTTTCATACCGGTACACCGGAAAATGATCAACGCTTATTACGCGATTTAATTGCTTTTTATGTAGTCTTTGAAGGTATTTTCTTTTATGTAGGCTTTACACAAATTCTTTCAATGGGTCGCCGTAATAAGATGGTTGGGACATCAGAACAGTTCCAATATATTTTACGTGATGAATCTATGCATATGAATTTTGGTATTGATGTCATTAACCAAATTAAAATTGAAAATCCTCATTTATGGACACCTGAATTTAAAGAAGAAATTATTCAACTAATAAAAGAAGGTGTT is a window of Legionella busanensis DNA encoding:
- a CDS encoding ribonucleotide-diphosphate reductase subunit beta, which codes for MAELQSEPTMATENVLHATGLEPLEMGADRIQVDDKQIINCRADLNQLVPFKYTWAWDKYLTACANHWMPNEINMSPDVALWKDPNGLTEDERLIILRNLGFFSTADSLVANNLVLAVYRHITNPECRQYLLRQAFEEALHTHAYQYIIESLGLNEAAVFNMYREIPSVAKKAAWALPFTQSLSDPNFHTGTPENDQRLLRDLIAFYVVFEGIFFYVGFTQILSMGRRNKMVGTSEQFQYILRDESMHMNFGIDVINQIKIENPHLWTPEFKEEIIQLIKEGVELEYTYAKDTMPHGILGMNADMFEEYLQFIANRRLNQIGLPEQYPGAENPFPWMSEIMDLKKEKNFFETRVIEYQAGGTLSWDDE